The Halichoerus grypus chromosome 9, mHalGry1.hap1.1, whole genome shotgun sequence genomic sequence GTTCATAACTACATGATGCCACCCCACGACCGAACCTGGAGGGACTACGTCCCTGATCAGCCCCACCCAGAAATCCCATATCAATGTCCTGTGACGTTTGGATCCCGCAGCCACCACTGGCAAGGCCCGGCTTGTGAAAATGGTAAGGAGTATGCTGGGGCTGGTTTTTATGGCTGTGGCTCACCCAGCAGAACAAACCTGGCCAAAGGGCCCTGGTCTCTCCTGATCTGTCCTTCTGGGCAGTACCCCAGTTCTTTCCCCTTCTCAGAGCTGCTAGGAAAGACCTCACGTGCAGTGAAGGAGAGAGCGAAGGTCGTCAGGGGGAGGACTCCAGGGTTTACTGACTCCTGGCCTACTTGTGCCAGGACCTATGCTGGGAACTGCCTTAtgtgagatctttttttttaaaattttattttattatattagtcaccatacattacatcactagtttttgacgtagtgttccatgattcattgtttgtgtataagacccagtgctccatgcaatacatgccctccttaatacccatcactgggctaacccatccccccacccccgtcccctctaaaaccctcagtttgtttctcagagtccatagtcacaTGAGATCTTATTTAAACATCacagaaaggggcgcctgggtcgctcagttggttaagtgtctgccttcggctcaggtcatggtccccgggaTCTGCCAGAGATtccccagggtctgggattgagaatcaggctccctgctcagtggggagtctgcttctccttctccctctgcacccccccactcatgctctctctctctctcaagtaaatgaataaaaaaataaacttcacagaaaaaaataaaggggaacaccaatctcaaaataagtaaataaataaaaataacaaaatagacaTCACAGAGATCCATCCCAAGCAACTAAAAACTGCCCCCCCTTTTTTGAGGCTAACTCACGGAATGTAAGGAATGCTCAAAGTTACCCAGTGGAAGTGAGGGGCTGGAGTTCAACCTCagatctcctctttcatttaagACAGAGGATCTCAGATGTCAAACTGGTTggccatatttttttaattatctgtttgATGGGTTAATATTTTTCATCCTCCCTGAATAATCTTTGGCAGAAAGTAATAGATTTTGTCAGTCTTCCCTCCTGGATTGTCCCTTAATGTTGATTGGGCCAGTAATCTCACCGGTCTGTTTCTTTCTACATATCTGTAAAACGGGCATACCATAGCTGTGTCCAAACCTTCTCTCTATAGGAACATCAGGAGATTATTGACCTAGTATATTTCTCTTAAACAAGTGtgcccaaggggcacctggctggcttagttggtagagcatgccactcttgatcttggggtcgtgagtttgagccccacatcgggggtagagtttacttaaaaaaaacaacaacaatagtGTAGTTATTTTGGGGCTTAGAAATGATAGTAagaatggaatgaataaatactaAGAAAACAGTCTCCATAAGGTGACTAGTGCCGGTGTTGGGGTCCAAAGAACTTTGTTCATTCTGGATTAGATGTGGTCCCATTCTCACAGGAGTTTCCCAGACATCAAAATGAGATCACTCAGTGGAAGCACTAGTTAGCTAAGTGCAAAGAAAACTTCATACAGTGTATCAAACACAGCAAAACACAAGCTTCTAGGACTTTTGAGTTagatatttaaatagaaatccTGAGATAGGTCAAGACTCAGGTCCTTCTGTATGTTCTAGGAATATTTGGTTCGTCACAATTTGGTCAGTTCCCCTTTTTCTAATCATATTCAGGTCacttttggcttttatgaaattGACGAAGTATACcatcatttaaaattgtttttagtgTCATGTTTACAAAAAAGCTCAGAGTTTGGTTTTATTAGCTTTTCAAGAGTGATTTGCAACAAAGGTTACTTTCCGTTCCGTAGTGGAGGAGTTAGTTAACATTAAACTGGTTTCTGAAATTCAGACTTGAATTTGGGCTCTATTGAACCAAGAACCTTAGTAACAAGGCAATGTCTCAAACTATACAAAAATATGGAATAGGTAGATGTAttttgaagcatagttgacattAAAAGAAGTGCCACCAAAATTATGTTCTATGAGATATTCTTTCTCTATTACTGTTTAATGTGACCCACAGCTATTATGCTGCCAAAACACATGGTTCAATTTTCTTCCTGAAGCCAGAAATAGAAAGCTAAATAAATGTAGACTAAACAATTTGTAAGTTTTTAATTGGGTTCTTTGGCATCAGAACTCAGGTAAACCTGAGCTCACAGCTCTCCTGCCAACTTGCTGCGTGAACAAGGATAAATCTCTCTGAGCCTAAGTTATCCTGTTTATCAGGGTAATTATGGAGGGATGTTGCTCAAAGTGTAccaacttccaattataagacgaataagttctggggatctaaagTACATGGTGACTGTATTTAGCAATACTCTATTGTATTAAAAGTggctaagagagcagatcttaaatATCTTCCCactatacaacacacacacacacacagtggtaattatgtgaggtgattaAGGTGTTAactaacttaaagaaaaaaaaagaaagaaaaaattatagaggGATTATTTCAAGTTTCCTTCCAAAGCTATGAAAAGGCTCCTTCCTCTTTCAATCTTGTTTTTTCTGATTGGACTTAACTTGTCTTTGTCCCTTGAGAATGCCACCGGTCAGTTCTAGAGGGCCCTTGGCCCCTCCCTTCCAGGGTTGGTGCACCCCTCAGGGGCTGAGTGGCCACATCCCAGGGAGAGGAGACCTTCCTGTGTGTCGTCGGACAGACTCTGTTTAGACATCATCTGATTCTTATTTACAAATGCAGGTTGCCAGGTGACAGGAACCTTTTATGCTTGTGCCCCGCCTGAGTCCCAGGCCCCTGGAATCCCCATAGAGCCAAGCATAAGGTCTGCTGAAGCCTTGGCGCTCTCAGGTGAGTGCAGTGTTCCCTTCTAGAGGCCCCCACAGGAGGCTGGCTTCTGCTGTGGCTCCACCCTCACCTTTGGGTATACTTgattgggtgggggtggggaatcccTGAGCACAGCCCATGGGCACTGGCTTTCTTCCATCTGGGGACTAGAGTGGGTATGGACACATCTGACTCCCAACCTCTTTGAATGAGGACATCATTAGAATATTTAGCTCTAAGAAGCCAGCTTTTGATTCTGATGCCAATTCTAAATGCTGGTTTGAATTGAGTCATTTTAGGGTTTCCACTGACATCTATCTGAATTTTCAGGAATATGCAAACACCTCAGCTTTATATACCAAGGGCCCCCCTTCAGCCAAAATTTTCACAATGTAGtataatttcttagaaaaatacacAAGGGTTTCTCATTTTGAAAAGCTGATCATCCTTCCAGGTTTAGCTACAAATAGGTCTTCCTCTCTGTCATCCTGAGGACATGAGTTCTGGCTCCTTTCCATTCATATGCCTAAAAGTAGTGAGACTTGCGGTCAGTCTTCGTCTAAAATTTGATAGGTTTTGCAAAAAATTTGGGTTAGAGCTGATTTTCAaagtttcatttctaaaagaatcCCTGCAAGCTCAAAGGTCGTACCTGTTTTAAGGAAGACACCTCAAGGTTTGCTAAGCATATgtagtgtgtatatatttattttttagatcgTATTCTGGGTTGTTTTAAAATGGGActtataattacattaaaaatgaatagcTTAAGCCTCAGAATTCTCACCTTGCCccttgggctttttaaaaatcaatgatagAAAGTATAAAGTAAATTCTCAAGGTTTCAAAGAGTTGTGGTCACCTTTCTTGCTTCCAGGttcaccatttatttcttttcagttctgaAGTTCTGAATGAGGCTTGCTGCCTCTCTTCTTAGATGCTCCTAAATGATGGAGGGGAGATGTTTCTGAGCAGAAAGCCTTGTGCTTGTTTTTAGAAACTTTCTAACCCTTCTCTTAAGCACCTAAGACCTGTGTAGGTGCCTGGAAAGTAGGAAATAAACAGCTATTTATGTCACTGTGACCTCGTGATTTCTGATGAcgttaaatgaaatgaaacttgCCCTGCAAGTCACCTCAAATGGCCAACACTCACTGTCATCAAGGTACACTGTCTGAGCTCGCTCTCTGCTAGTGTGTTTACAGCAGCAGAAATTGAAGTGGAGAATTGAGACAGTGATGTGGGTTGTTGAAGTCTCAAAACCTGCCGCTGAGGAATAAGAGGGttttgtgggtttctttttttggtatgCATAGTACAGATTAATTATCAACCTTGAGCACATTTGTTGGAGAACTGCGAttcccattcatttttaaatcccATGCAGTTATGGATGGGTAGCTATTGCCTATGCATGAAGCCCTTTTGCATTTCAGTTAAGGGGTCCTTTGCAAACCTAGCTTTGTCCTTTCAGTTTGTGGGTCCTATTCTGAAGAAAAATTTCATAGGTGAACTCATCTCGTTAAATGTTTTAGAAAGCACAGTTATTTTCAAGGCAGATTTTGAAAGCCTAGTGGGACTTTAgccttagaacattttttttcattgattcttttctttccacgtgaattaattttattatacaagtagtatatacacacatagcATAAAAACTAATGTGACaatcagaaaagcaaaaaaggaaaataaaacatcacaTTCCTACCACCCAGAGATCACCACTGTTAAAGTCTTAGTGTTTATCTTTGCTGAAACTTAATGTGcacttgtatgtatatatatatatttttctatgtaagTGACATCATATTGATATTTTAGGGTGGTTTCTGatgtaaacatttttgtttattttttgaaataccaTTATATTCTTTTTGCTAGTAGAAATTAAACTTAGGGTTTACTTCCTCCAAAATCAAAACTGATTGTCATGCTTAAAGATGAATTTTGTTCAGTGGTACATGACTTAGTATTTTAGACATAATTGTCATCATCGCTATAATCATCACCAAACAATGACACAGAATGTTCTTAACCAGTGGTGCTCTCTAATACAAGTCAAATATACTGTGCAGAAAACTAGTGTAAAGTGTGATTTCCCCCTCcacaaaaaaaatctatggtCACACAAATTTGGAAAATGCTGAGTTAGACAACATTAAATAGATTTCTTGCAGGATTTCCTTAATATCTCTTACTGTCTATGACTCCATGAGGGAGATGAGGGTATGCAGCATTTCCTACACTTTCTTGACCCTGGAACTTTCTACTTTTTATGGAGTATTCTGGGACACCAGTTTCCCACCAAATACACATGTTCCGGTTGAATAGTTTGGCATCCTGATGTGTATCCAGTGCTCCTTGGTCCCTTAGCACTGACCATGAAATCTCTGTGTTTACAGACTGCCGGCTCCACATCTGCTTGTACTACCGGGAGATCCTGGTGAAAGAGCTGACCACGTCTAGCCCAGAAGGCTGTCGGATCTCCCACGGGCACACCTACGATGCCAGTAACCTGGACCAGGTCCTTTTCCCCTACCCAGAGGACAATGGCCAGAGGAAAAACATCGAGAAACTTCTGAGCCACCTGGAAAGGGGTGTGGTCCTCTGGATGGCCCCCGACGGGCTTTATGCCAAAAGACTGTGCCAGAGCAGGATCTACTGGGATGGGCCCCTGGCACTGTGCAGTGACCGGCCCAATAAACTGGAGAGGGACCAGACCTGCAAGCTCTTTGACACACAGCAGTTTTTAGCAGGTAATGTACCAAATTATCTGTTAGAATGGAGCATCCCACACCTGTGAGCCTAAGAGACAGAATGAAGGGGGTGACACTGTACCTGCTACAGTGGTCCAAACAGGTCACTCCCATCCCAGACAGAGGTCTTCCTTCTATTAATCCCTGAGCCTGTGTGATCTGAGAATAGGTTTCCTGTTTGTTCATCTCTCACCTCTGCCTCTACCACCTGCTCCTTTCCAAAAGCAAAGGGGTGTGAATAGGAGGAAGATTGCTCAAGGGGATTGTGGTTCAGGCTGATATCTTGAAATTCTGGTATTCAACAAATAGTCACAGACTGATAAGGTTTACACTTTATTGGCAGTATGATCTCAGCAAGCATGTCTGCTGGTGTTTCAGCTTTTTTAGGGTTCCTAGGAAAATCATAAGGTTAGAAGTGTATTGTTAATATTCTTGGTTATGAGATGTGTTACCCCTAAGCAGATGCTCTCCAGCAGGTGAGACCAAGGATAGAGTATGTGGAACTGATTTTCCAAAGGGGAAATTATGAGAAGGCTTTGAGTTATCTCTATGATATGCatgtttcaaataatattttctaaaaccaataagttttgtttttctagttttgatTTCATGACGATTAAATTAGCCCCAGACTGGCTTTTGTGAAACCACTGGCCACATTATTGTTGAAGCTTCATCCAGAGTATTCGTTTGACTATCTATATTGATGATACCTCTTTTGGAGGGAGAAAGCTGTTCTGTCAGCTAACTGCCAACTCTTTCTGTACCTTATCCTTAAGCTATTCTTTTATAAGTGGCCCTTCAGAAACACTCTATGTCTTTGGGTTTTCATATGCCTCTCCTTTCCCTGAATATGCttcctgattcaatttatttaaattaaaaatatgaaacatctATGTGCTTTGACACTGTTGACATTTGCTTAGCCTTTTGGGTTTAAGTTGCCCAAATTCATGTAGGCTCATCCAAATTCTCTTTTGGTGCCCCTAAACAAATATGTCCTTATATGACTAACCCTCGGCTAAGAGGTGTgacaagaggaagagggagaactgAGCCTCTGGGTCTCCAAAGCAGCACCAGGGTGAGAAAGGCATGTGGGTCTGaacacccctccctcctctgagctACAGAACTGCTTCCAAATCTGCACCATGACTGTTTTGTCCATTCTGGGGTCCAGGGTGGTAATCATGGTGGGCACCCAAGGAAGAGTCAGGAGCTACTGAGGGGCATCTTGTGTGCACCTCTTATGTCTGCAAAAGCGTCTGAAAGGGTCCATGGGGGTTTGGATCACCTCAGAGACTATGAATCTTGGTCTCTTTGGATTCAGAAGCCACAGGGCTAGGGCTTTAGTTAAGGTATCCCAGGGGAATGACACTTGCTTCTGTGAGTTTCTCTCACTATGTATGTTTTAGGAAGTTTGAATCCTACCATTCTAAGTAGGCTATAAGTTACACTTTGAGTCACAGTCACTGAGAGCTGGATACAGGCAAGAAGCAGAAAGGCATGATGTACCAGCTGTGAATATCTGCAGGTTGTGAATTCACTTGCCtagaatttaatatttatctgtgagcaagagttgttttttttttcttcctctgtaaccAAAGACTGTGCTTTTTGCTCACTGCAACCTGTTATCTTGAAGTATTCACTGAGGTTCAAGGAGGAACCTGTGAACTTAAAAACTGCAGCTGTGTAAACCAGCTTCTGCATAATCAAGGATTCCCACAGAATGTTCTCATGTTATCAAGCATTTGAGACATGACTTTTTCGGAGAATTGTGCCAACTCGCCACTCTGATTAGCTTGTGTAGGTGTAGTCTCAGACCTCAGTAGTGTGAACGCCTTTTACACATTCTGACTAAGTCAGTTAGGTTTGATTTgaattctggaagaaaaaaaaaaagcaggaagtcAAACAGTCCAGTGAGTTAGTTAGAAACTTTTCTTCAGTTGAAGAGAACAGTGAAGATCTTTGATATCTCCCCATTCAGGATTTGCAAACTACTAGGGACAGCCCCTAAAGGCAAAGCCCAAGGGTGCATATCTGATCAAGATGCATGTGCATACTGTTCTGCAGAAGTTGTAGCAGCAACCATGTGTGTTTCTTTTGCGGAAATGACATTTAACTCtagtggaaaggaaagaatagGAGCAGCTAGAGCTTAAGAGTCATCTTGAATATGGGCAAAGGGACATGGATCAATGTCAGGGATTACACATGTGTCTTTCCAACAGTCTTTGTTCTGCATCTTTAGGGTAGGAGTGGTGCCTTCAGGATAAACATATCCACAAATGTGGGGACCCCTAGTGTTTCATCACTACCCTTTTCATTTCAAATCAATATCAGTCCCACAAGATGGACAAGAAGTCAGCTCAAAGTCCCACAGTTTAGGCTTAGTGCCAAGTAGGAGACAGCTGGTCCTCAGTCTCCAAGATAACAGTAAAGCATTTTCAGTGTTGCCTGAATCATGGAAAGGTCCTGAGTGGCACAGATATTGGATTATGAGGGCTCAGCAGTTTTGAGATAACATTTTGAAGTAAtcagaaaattttgattttttaaatgaaatttctccTTTGTATAAATTATTCTTTTGCCTCAACATGgctgcatttcttttcctttttcttcattcttcactCCCCTCTGCTACCCTTTGCGCTCTCATGGGTCCAATGCTGCAGATCAAGGTTTCTTAATCTGCAAAGCATATTTCCCTTAAAGAATCAagtgaggggcgcttgggtggctcagttggttaagcatctgccttcaccttgggtcctgggatcgagccctgtgttgggctccctgctcagtggggagcctgcttctccctctccctgctcgagctttctctctcattctctctctctctctcaaataaataaataaaattaaaaaaaaagaatcaagtgaaACCTGGAGCCCTCTCAGGAAAAGCACACCTATGAACACGTACAAGCAATTCTATATCTGTGGTCTAAAAGTTAAGAACCCCacttagagaaataaagaatactCACTCCTATTTTAGTTTTCCAAATCAACAGTGAGCTTTTGCTTCCTGCTTTAACCTGGCATGTGCAATGATGGTTTCTGatcaggattttgttttgttttgtttttctcatgggGCTTCTCCAGAGCTGCAAGCTTTTGCTCACCATGGCCGTCCCCTGCCAAGATTCCAGGTAACTCTGTGCTTTGGGGAAGAATTTCCAGATCCTCAGAGGCAAAGGAAGCTCATCACTGCTCACGTGAGTATTTAGTCACATTCAAATGATTGAGTTTCCCTGTTTTTCATCAAGGGCGGGGTCTCagttagaaaagtctcaaatgaaAAGTATATGTCAAGTGACAGGAAAATCATGAAGGAGGAAGCATGGCCCAGTGAATGGTGCAGGAAGCAGAGCCCAGGGACCCACATGTTTTTTCCAGCTCTAGAGGTCTACTCATCACAAACCTGCAACCATGGGCTTCATTCGTCCCATCTTGTGTATAGATCAAGACGTTGtcctattcccattttataaggaTTTAAAAGGACTAGGGATAAAAGTtgccctttaaaattttttatatttaatattgcttttaaaatgctgTCTAGCTGACCTTCACTTGATGGAGAAGCTTTTCCCAAATGGGAAGCTGTCCATTGACCTATGTATTTTGCAGTCCCCCCAATTTTTTCCCAAGTCctcttttatttctagatttgtAGAAATTATTTAACTAATGGAAACCAAAGGTCATGTGTTATTTGGAGGAATTTATGTCAAGGAAATTAAGTAGATCAGTGTTCTCTAGCAGAGTTTAAAATAGGGTCAACTGTAGCACGTAAacatcttttttataaaaagtttataGAGATGACATTTGGAATAAATTTGCCACAGAAAACAGAGTTTTGAATACCCAAGATTTTGAATTTGAAAACTTTACATTGCTACATACCTTTGAGAGTTATTATTGGGCCTAGACAAAAGCAGTAacaggtaagaaaaaaatcagtctgaCCCCAGAAAGTGTTCCATTCTGGGAGATGTTAGGAATCAATCCACTGGCTGTGTGGAGACCTACCCTGGGGCCCGAGTTGAGGGTGAGCTCTAGGGTGAAGCTCAGGGTTAGGGTTTGGTTTGTATAGAAACATTCAGGTCATATTTTAGTTCTCATAATGTTTTTTATtgataactgaaataaaacactATCTAATTTTAAACACACAGTACTCCCCCTTGATTGTAAAATCAGAAACCAACCAACCGAAAGACTTTAGAGCTTTTTCTTGAATTCTGTCCAGTAATTGATATAATAACACCTAGGATTGTTAAATGACTAAATAAACTTGGTATTGATAAATAATGTTTCGAGAGTTGGTGAAAAACTCCTACATCAGTCTGACTTTAAGGTTTTTTTGTGCACTAGCCCTCCTCTGAGTTAGGCAACTATGTGTTCCTCAAGCAAGGGTCCCTGGAATTGAGTTGTCtgggatggaaaagaaaaattgatatgTGTACACCCAAGAGTCCCTACTCCTTTTTATTAtggatttaatttatttcaggtattttatatgaattatgCTTAAGTTTCCATATATCAAGTAACATAAAGGCTCAATTTAGTAGCAGAATTGATTAACAAAGTATTCAATTTTCTTAGATGCTGTAAATTAAGGAAATTCTGAAAGCTGAATTTATTTTAGTGAATATGACCCACGTAAATAGCCAAACTAGATGAACTTGAGGTCAATTAACCTCTCTTTCCCCATAATAACAGTGTTGTTGTTTGTATAGATTTtgctccttcttttttcctttatcttagAAATATACAGATTATCTAGGTCATCCAGGAATTGTAAATTGTTCAGGATTTACACCCTCATCCCTGTCATACTGTGGTTGTGGAAAAATTCATTGGCCTAAATTATTCTAAGTTACCTCAAAGTTCATTAATCACctcaaatttccttttaatttggtCATTTTACCTGATTTGCTTATGCTtagttaaacataaattttaagcagctattaatttaaaaataccaccTTTGACTTTAACTATAGTAAAAACTCAGAATTAAGTAGAGTCGGTTTTCAGGTTGGTATACGTAAGGGCTAACAAAAAATTGCGTCTTCAGAATGTTTTGATTTGGATAGCAGCTAACCTTGGATTTAACTTTACCATATCTTCAGATATTGAGTTATTTAGTGATAAGCCAATTACAGGAtgttaaaaagaatatttcaaaaatatctttttaaaatctcttattaAAGGTCGAACCTCTCCTAGCCAGACAACTATATTATTTTGCTCAGCAAAACAGTGGACATTTCCTGAGGAGCTATGATTTACCTGAACAC encodes the following:
- the IRF4 gene encoding interferon regulatory factor 4 isoform X1, with product MNLEGSGRGGEFGMSSVSCGNGKLRQWLIDQIDSGKYPGLVWENEEKSIFRIPWKHAGKQDYNREEDAALFKAWALFKGKFREGIDKPDPPTWKTRLRCALNKSNDFEELVERSQLDISDPYKVYRIVPEGAKKGAKQLTLEDPQMTMSHPYTMTAPYTSLPAQQVHNYMMPPHDRTWRDYVPDQPHPEIPYQCPVTFGSRSHHWQGPACENGCQVTGTFYACAPPESQAPGIPIEPSIRSAEALALSDCRLHICLYYREILVKELTTSSPEGCRISHGHTYDASNLDQVLFPYPEDNGQRKNIEKLLSHLERGVVLWMAPDGLYAKRLCQSRIYWDGPLALCSDRPNKLERDQTCKLFDTQQFLAELQAFAHHGRPLPRFQVTLCFGEEFPDPQRQRKLITAHVEPLLARQLYYFAQQNSGHFLRSYDLPEHISSPEDYHRSIRHSSIQE
- the IRF4 gene encoding interferon regulatory factor 4 isoform X3; translation: MNLEGSGRGGEFGMSSVSCGNGKLRQWLIDQIDSGKYPGLVWENEEKSIFRIPWKHAGKQDYNREEDAALFKAWALFKGKFREGIDKPDPPTWKTRLRCALNKSNDFEELVERSQLDISDPYKVYRIVPEGAKKGAKQLTLEDPQMTMSHPYTMTAPYTSLPAQQVHNYMMPPHDRTWRDYVPDQPHPEIPYQCPVTFGSRSHHWQGPACENDCRLHICLYYREILVKELTTSSPEGCRISHGHTYDASNLDQVLFPYPEDNGQRKNIEKLLSHLERGVVLWMAPDGLYAKRLCQSRIYWDGPLALCSDRPNKLERDQTCKLFDTQQFLAELQAFAHHGRPLPRFQVTLCFGEEFPDPQRQRKLITAHVEPLLARQLYYFAQQNSGHFLRSYDLPEHISSPEDYHRSIRHSSIQE
- the IRF4 gene encoding interferon regulatory factor 4 isoform X2, translated to MNLEGSGRGGEFGMSSVSCGNGKLRQWLIDQIDSGKYPGLVWENEEKSIFRIPWKHAGKQDYNREEDAALFKAWALFKGKFREGIDKPDPPTWKTRLRCALNKSNDFEELVERSQLDISDPYKVYRIVPEGAKKGAKQLTLEDPQMTMSHPYTMTAPYTSLPAQVHNYMMPPHDRTWRDYVPDQPHPEIPYQCPVTFGSRSHHWQGPACENGCQVTGTFYACAPPESQAPGIPIEPSIRSAEALALSDCRLHICLYYREILVKELTTSSPEGCRISHGHTYDASNLDQVLFPYPEDNGQRKNIEKLLSHLERGVVLWMAPDGLYAKRLCQSRIYWDGPLALCSDRPNKLERDQTCKLFDTQQFLAELQAFAHHGRPLPRFQVTLCFGEEFPDPQRQRKLITAHVEPLLARQLYYFAQQNSGHFLRSYDLPEHISSPEDYHRSIRHSSIQE